The DNA window TAAATGCAATTGCCAAAGATTTGAATATTTACGAACACACCGAGGTACAGGAACTGGAAGGCTGCACAGCGCGCACGGACAGCGGCGCCATCACAGCGGATAAAATCATTGTTGCAACGCATTTTCCGTTTATCAATAAGCACGGCAGTTATTTCCTGAAGATGTACCAGCACCGCTCTTATGTGATTGCACTGGAAAATGCTCCGGATTTAGATGGGATGTATGTCGATCAGGCGCAAAATGGAATGTCGTTCAGAAACCACGACGATCTTCTTCTGATTGGAGGAGGCGGCCACCGTACGGGAAAAACCGGCGGAAGCTGGGAAGAGCTCCGCCGGTTTGCCTCGAAATATTATCCAGGTTCCAATGAACAATACCACTGGGCCACACAGGACTGCATGACGTTAGACAATGTTCCATACATCGGGCATTATTCGAAAAGCACGCCGAATCTTTATGTCGCCGCGGGATTTAACAAATGGGGCATGACCTCCTCCATGGTGTCCGCTATGGTGCTCACCACTCTTATAACGGAACAGGATTCCCCCTATGCCTCCCTGTTCTCACCATCCAGAACCATACTCCGGCCGCAGCTCGCCGCCAATGCGCTGGAGGCGACAATGAATCTTCTGACCATATCCAGTCCCCGCTGCCCACACCTGGGATGCGCCCTGAAGTGGAATAAGCAGGAGCATACCTGGGACTGCCCGTGCCACGGATCCCGCTTTGATTCGGACGGGCATCTGATTGATAATCCGGCGACAGGGGATTTGAAATTAAAGCGAAGGTAATGCATTCTCTGTTGCGGATATGCCGGATGCTGTTACAGTCATTTTAGTCATTCTGATTTCCATCGCATACGCGAAAACATCTGACAAAATGACCCTCTCCAAGATCGGTAATCGGTGGATCTTCTCTGTGGCAGCGTTCGGTGGCATACCGGCAGCGCGCCGCAAAACGACAGCCCGGTT is part of the [Clostridium] symbiosum genome and encodes:
- a CDS encoding FAD-dependent oxidoreductase, whose product is MGKSGSDRHESVWSDTSSVLKFKSLKKDIKTDVLIIGGGMAGILCAYMLGQAGVDYVLVEADTVCSGITKNTTAKITSQHGLVYHKLLKSLGTEKADLYLRANQEAVKKFAEFCSGIECDFERKDAYVYSLDDPRVIAEELDALQKLNFPAESVHQLPLPFPVAGAVRFTGQAQFHPLKFVNAIAKDLNIYEHTEVQELEGCTARTDSGAITADKIIVATHFPFINKHGSYFLKMYQHRSYVIALENAPDLDGMYVDQAQNGMSFRNHDDLLLIGGGGHRTGKTGGSWEELRRFASKYYPGSNEQYHWATQDCMTLDNVPYIGHYSKSTPNLYVAAGFNKWGMTSSMVSAMVLTTLITEQDSPYASLFSPSRTILRPQLAANALEATMNLLTISSPRCPHLGCALKWNKQEHTWDCPCHGSRFDSDGHLIDNPATGDLKLKRR